The following are from one region of the Ornithorhynchus anatinus isolate Pmale09 chromosome 20, mOrnAna1.pri.v4, whole genome shotgun sequence genome:
- the UCP2 gene encoding mitochondrial uncoupling protein 2 codes for MVGFKPTDVPPTATVKFLSAGTAACIADLITFPLDTAKVRLQVQGESRGPSRVPAGPQYRGVLGTILTVARTEGPGSLYSGLVAGLQRQMSFASVRIGLYDSVKQFYTKGSEHAGVGSRLLAGCTTGALAVGLAQPTDVVKVRFQAQARAAGSRRYQGTVDAYKTIAREEGLRGLWKGTSPNVARNAIVNCAELVTYDLIKDALLRGGLMADDLPCHLTSAFGAGFCTTVIASPVDVVKTRYMNSASGQYGGAVHCALTMLRKEGPRAFYKGFMPSFLRLGSWNVVMFVTYEQLKRAITAARAASVAPC; via the exons ATGGTTGGCTTCAAGCCCACCGACGTGCCCCCGACGGCCACGGTCAAGTTCCTGTCGGCCGGCACCGCCGCCTGCATCGCCGACCTCATCACCTTCCCCCTGGACACGGCCAAGGTCCGGCTGCAG GTCCAAGGGGAGAGCCGGGGTCCCTCGCGGGTCCCCGCCGGCCCACAGTACCGGGGCGTCCTGGGCACCATCCTGACCGTGGCGAGGACCGAGGGCCCGGGCAGCCTGTACAGCGGGCTGGTGGCCGGCCTGCAGCGCCAGATGAGCTTCGCCTCCGTCCGCATCGGCCTCTACGACTCGGTCAAGCAGTTCTACACCAAGGGCTCCGAGC ACGCGGGCGTCGGGAGTCGGCTCCTGGCGGGCTGCACCACGGGGGCTCTGGCCGTCGGCTTGGCGCAGCCCACGGACGTGGTGAAGGTGCGGTTCCAGGCTCAGGCTCGGGCAGCCGGCAGCCGGCGCTACCAGGGCACCGTGGACGCCTACAAGACCATCGCCCGGGAAGAGGGCCTACGGGGCCTCTGGAAAG GGACGTCGCCCAACGTCGCCCGGAACGCCATCGTCAACTGTGCTGAGTTGGTGACCTACGACCTCATCAAGGATGCCCTCCTGAGAGGCGGCCTCATGGCGG acGACCTTCCGTGCCACCTGACCTCTGCCTTCGGGGCTGGCTTCTGCACCACCGTCATCGCTTCCCCCGTGGACGTGGTCAAGACGAGATACATGAACTCGGCCTCGGGCCAGTACGGTGGCGCCGTGCACTGCGCCCTCACCATGCTGCGGAAGGAAGGGCCCCGGGCCTTCTACAAGGG gttcatgccctccttcctccgccTGGGCTCCTGGAACGTGGTCATGTTTGTCACCTACGAGCAGCTGAAACGTGCCATCACGGCT
- the LOC100090617 gene encoding mitochondrial uncoupling protein 3 isoform X2 — translation MVGFKPPDAPPTTTVKFFGAGTAACFADILTFPLDTAKVRLQIQGEPGAGQPVRYRGVLGTILTMARTEGPGSLYGGLVAGLQRQMSFASVRIGLYDSVKQLYTPAGSEQSSIAVRLLAGCTTGAMAVTCAQPTDVVKVRFQACVQLEPGSRKYSGTVDAYRTIAREEGVRGLWKGTVPNITRNAIVNCAEMVTYDLIKESLTDHHLMTDDFPCHFVSAFGAGFCATVVASPVDVVKTRYMNSAPGQYPGVFGCMKAVAGEGPAAFYKGFTPSFLRLGSWNVVMFVTYEQLKRALMEVRVSWESPF, via the exons ATGGTTGGCTTCAAGCCTCCCGACGCCCCTCCCACCACAACGGTCAAGTTCTTCGGAGCCGGCACCGCGGCCTGTTTCGCCGACATCCTCACCTTTCCCCTGGACACGGCCAAGGTTCGCCTGCAG ATCCAAGGAGAACCCGGGGCAGGGCAACCTGTGCGGTACCGGGGCGTCCTGGGCACCATCCTGACCATGGCGAGGACCGAGGGCCCGGGCAGCCTGTACGGCGGGCTGGTGGCCGGCCTGCAGCGCCAGATGAGCTTCGCCTCCGTCCGCATCGGCCTCTACGACTCGGTCAAGCAGCTCTACACGCCTGCGGGATCGGAAC aATCCAGCATCGCCGTCCGGCTCCTGGCGGGGTGCACGACGGGCGCCATGGCGGTGACCTGCGCCCAGCCCACGGACGTGGTCAAGGTGCGTTTCCAGGCCTGCGTGCAGCTGGAGCCGGGAAGCAGGAAATACAGCGGGACGGTGGACGCCTACCGGACCATCGCCAGAGAGGAAGGGGTCAGAGGCCTGTGGAAAG ggaccgtgcccaacatCACCCGGAATGCCATCGTCAACTGTGCCGAGATGGTGACCTATGACCTCATCAAGGAGTCACTGACGGACCACCACCTGATGACGG ACGACTTCCCCTGCCACTTCGTCTCGGCCTTCGGCGCCGGCTTCTGTGCCACGGTGGTGGCCTCCCCGGTGGACGTGGTGAAGACGCGGTATATGAATTCTGCCCCCGGCCAGTACCCCGGCGTCTTCGGCTGCATGAAGGCGGTGGCGGGGGAAGGGCCCGCCGCCTTCTACAAGGG gTTTACCCCCTCCTTCTTGCGGCTGGGATCCTGGAACGTGGTGATGTTCGTCACCTACGAGCAGCTGAAACGGGCCCTGATGGAAGTCCGCGTGTCatgggaatctccattttag
- the LOC100090617 gene encoding mitochondrial uncoupling protein 3 isoform X1 produces the protein MVGFKPPDAPPTTTVKFFGAGTAACFADILTFPLDTAKVRLQIQGEPGAGQPVRYRGVLGTILTMARTEGPGSLYGGLVAGLQRQMSFASVRIGLYDSVKQLYTPAGSEQSSIAVRLLAGCTTGAMAVTCAQPTDVVKVRFQACVQLEPGSRKYSGTVDAYRTIAREEGVRGLWKGTVPNITRNAIVNCAEMVTYDLIKESLTDHHLMTGEASWRLAPRHQGEMVCKKVALTFKHKGQLHTGCVVQRAHTRTHRVKPFDEGTSQRTDFLRSWHLLRTMIQKENSQRARRPCGRAVLKPRPFFHCLDGQGGLYHLLRLKFQFNSQLSLVYCPPSLPQK, from the exons ATGGTTGGCTTCAAGCCTCCCGACGCCCCTCCCACCACAACGGTCAAGTTCTTCGGAGCCGGCACCGCGGCCTGTTTCGCCGACATCCTCACCTTTCCCCTGGACACGGCCAAGGTTCGCCTGCAG ATCCAAGGAGAACCCGGGGCAGGGCAACCTGTGCGGTACCGGGGCGTCCTGGGCACCATCCTGACCATGGCGAGGACCGAGGGCCCGGGCAGCCTGTACGGCGGGCTGGTGGCCGGCCTGCAGCGCCAGATGAGCTTCGCCTCCGTCCGCATCGGCCTCTACGACTCGGTCAAGCAGCTCTACACGCCTGCGGGATCGGAAC aATCCAGCATCGCCGTCCGGCTCCTGGCGGGGTGCACGACGGGCGCCATGGCGGTGACCTGCGCCCAGCCCACGGACGTGGTCAAGGTGCGTTTCCAGGCCTGCGTGCAGCTGGAGCCGGGAAGCAGGAAATACAGCGGGACGGTGGACGCCTACCGGACCATCGCCAGAGAGGAAGGGGTCAGAGGCCTGTGGAAAG ggaccgtgcccaacatCACCCGGAATGCCATCGTCAACTGTGCCGAGATGGTGACCTATGACCTCATCAAGGAGTCACTGACGGACCACCACCTGATGACGGGTGAGGCCTCTTGGCGTCTGGCGCCCAGGCATCAGGGAGAAATGGTCTGCAAGAAGGTAGCGCTCACATTCAAACACAAAGGGCAGCTCCATACTGGGTGTGTCGTTCAACgcgcacacacgcgcacacacagagTAAAACCTTTCGATGAAGGAACCTCTCAAAGAACAGACTTTCTTAGGTCCTGGCACCTGCTGCGGACCATGATCCAGAAAGAAAACTCCCAACGGGCACGTAGGCCTTGTGGCAGAGCGGTGCTGAAACCCCGTCCTTTCTTCCACTGCCTCGATGGGCAGGGTGGTTTGTACCACCTGCTCCGTCTGAAATTCCAATTTAACTCCCAACTCTCCCTGGTCTACTGTCCGCCCAGCCTCCCTCAGAAATAA